In Paracoccus aerodenitrificans, the following are encoded in one genomic region:
- the leuC gene encoding 3-isopropylmalate dehydratase large subunit: MTGTTNAGTPRTLYDKIWDAHVVDVTDDGTTILYIDRHLVHEVTSPQAFEGLRMSGRKVRRPDQTIAVPDHNVPTTPDRVNGIENPEGRIQVAELDKNAKEFGLPNYYAMNDIRQGIVHIVGPEQGWTLPGMTVVCGDSHTATHGAFGALAHGIGTSEVEHVLATQTLIQSKSKNMKVEITGKLRPGVTAKDITLAVIGKTGTAGGNGHVIEYCGEAIRDLSMEGRMTVCNMAIEGGARAGLIAPDETTFEYVKGRPHAPKGAAWEAALNWWKTLKTDERAHFDKVVTIRGEDIAPVVTWGTSPEDVLPITDTVPAPEDFTGGKVEAARRSLDYMGLKPGTKLTDIAIDAVFIGSCTNGRIEDLRAAAEIVRGKKLADGVRGMVVPGSGLVRMQAEEEGLDKIFTDAGFEWRMAGCSMCLGMNPDQLAPEERCAATSNRNFEGRQGYRGRTHLMSPVMAAAAAIAGHLVDVRDVMGETV, encoded by the coding sequence ATGACCGGCACCACAAACGCGGGGACACCCCGTACGCTCTACGATAAAATCTGGGACGCCCATGTCGTCGATGTCACCGATGACGGCACCACCATTCTGTATATCGACCGCCATCTGGTCCATGAGGTTACTTCGCCGCAGGCCTTCGAAGGTTTGCGCATGTCGGGCCGCAAGGTCCGTCGCCCGGACCAGACCATTGCCGTCCCCGACCATAACGTACCGACCACCCCCGACCGGGTGAACGGGATCGAGAACCCCGAAGGCCGCATTCAGGTCGCCGAGCTGGACAAGAACGCGAAGGAATTCGGCCTGCCGAATTACTATGCGATGAACGATATCCGTCAGGGCATCGTGCATATCGTCGGCCCCGAACAGGGCTGGACCCTGCCCGGCATGACCGTCGTCTGCGGCGACAGCCACACCGCGACGCATGGCGCGTTCGGTGCTCTGGCCCACGGTATCGGCACGTCAGAGGTGGAACATGTTCTGGCCACCCAGACCCTGATCCAGTCCAAATCGAAGAACATGAAGGTCGAGATCACCGGCAAGCTGCGTCCCGGTGTGACGGCCAAGGACATTACTCTTGCGGTGATCGGCAAGACCGGCACGGCGGGCGGCAATGGCCATGTCATCGAATATTGCGGCGAGGCGATCCGCGATCTGTCCATGGAAGGCCGCATGACGGTCTGCAACATGGCCATCGAAGGCGGTGCCCGCGCCGGCCTGATTGCGCCCGATGAAACCACCTTCGAATATGTAAAGGGCCGCCCCCACGCACCGAAAGGTGCCGCATGGGAGGCCGCGCTGAACTGGTGGAAGACGCTGAAAACCGATGAGAGAGCGCATTTCGACAAGGTCGTCACCATAAGGGGCGAGGATATCGCTCCGGTCGTGACCTGGGGCACCTCTCCCGAAGATGTGCTGCCAATTACCGACACCGTGCCCGCGCCGGAAGATTTCACCGGCGGCAAGGTTGAGGCGGCCAGGCGCAGTCTTGACTATATGGGACTGAAGCCGGGTACGAAGCTGACCGATATCGCCATTGACGCGGTGTTCATCGGCTCCTGCACCAATGGCCGGATCGAGGATCTCCGCGCCGCTGCTGAAATCGTCAGGGGCAAGAAGCTCGCCGACGGTGTGCGGGGCATGGTGGTGCCGGGCTCTGGTCTGGTCCGCATGCAGGCCGAGGAAGAGGGTCTGGACAAGATCTTCACCGATGCCGGTTTTGAATGGCGCATGGCGGGCTGTTCGATGTGTCTTGGGATGAACCCCGACCAGCTCGCCCCGGAGGAACGCTGCGCCGCAACCTCGAACCGCAATTTCGAGGGGCGTCAGGGCTATCGCGGCCGCACCCATCTGATGTCGCCCGTCATGGCCGCCGCCGCCGCCATCGCGGGGCATCTGGTCGATGTGCGCGACGTGATGGGCGAGACGGTCTGA
- a CDS encoding cell wall hydrolase, whose amino-acid sequence MERAMYFESNRSSRDGMIAVGSVVMNRVRSDDFPNSVCGVVGQKNQFAPGVMTKKMDSRSLPMIREAARSVLRGERHPLIGNATFFHTAGYSFPYDNMHYVLVTGGNAFYEKRNSHLVTRPVPPLPIEGITGR is encoded by the coding sequence ATGGAGCGGGCCATGTATTTCGAATCCAACCGCTCAAGCCGGGACGGGATGATCGCGGTCGGCAGTGTGGTGATGAACCGGGTCCGGTCGGACGATTTTCCGAACTCGGTCTGCGGCGTGGTCGGGCAGAAAAACCAGTTCGCGCCCGGAGTCATGACCAAAAAGATGGATTCTCGCAGCCTGCCCATGATCCGGGAGGCCGCCAGATCGGTTCTGCGCGGCGAGCGTCATCCGCTGATCGGCAATGCCACGTTCTTCCATACGGCGGGGTACAGCTTCCCTTATGACAACATGCATTACGTCCTGGTGACGGGTGGCAATGCGTTTTACGAAAAGCGGAATAGTCATCTTGTCACCCGGCCGGTTCCGCCCCTGCCGATCGAGGGAATTACCGGACGCTGA
- the puuE gene encoding allantoinase PuuE has translation MNRYPRDMRGYGPNPPDPKWPGGAKVAVQFVLNYEEGGENSILHGDAASEAFLSDIAGAAMWPGQRHWNMESIYEYGARAGFWRLHRLFTGADIPVTIYGVATALARSPEQVAAMKSAGWEIASHGLKWVEHKDMPAEEERDSIAEAIRLHTEVVGEPPEGWYTGRCSCNTVELTAETGQFAYISDTYDDDLPYWKRIAGRDQLIIPYTLEANDMRFATAPGYITGEQFFQYLKDAFDVLYAEGEAGAPKMMSVGLHCRLIGRPGKLAGLKRFIEYIQGFDGVWTPRRIDIARHWAEHHPPQDFDRPSEMDRKTFVSHYGGIFEHSDWIADRAYSLELGPAHDSAAGLHNALCRVFRVASGDERLGVLTAHPDLAGKLALAKRLTAESTAEQASAGLDALTDAEREEFTRLNDAYVEKHGFPFIIAVRDHDKAGILSAFRRRIDNDRETEFAEACRQVERIAELRLNEVLP, from the coding sequence ATGAATCGTTATCCTCGTGACATGCGTGGCTATGGACCTAATCCGCCAGATCCGAAATGGCCGGGCGGGGCGAAAGTCGCGGTGCAGTTCGTGCTGAATTACGAAGAGGGCGGCGAGAACTCGATTCTGCATGGCGATGCTGCGTCCGAGGCGTTTCTGTCCGATATTGCCGGGGCGGCGATGTGGCCGGGTCAACGGCACTGGAACATGGAATCGATCTATGAATACGGGGCGCGGGCCGGGTTCTGGCGGCTGCACCGGCTGTTCACCGGCGCGGATATTCCGGTAACGATCTATGGCGTGGCGACGGCGCTTGCCCGCAGCCCGGAACAGGTCGCGGCGATGAAGTCCGCCGGATGGGAAATCGCCAGCCACGGTCTCAAATGGGTCGAGCATAAGGATATGCCCGCCGAGGAAGAACGCGACTCGATCGCCGAGGCGATCCGTCTGCATACCGAGGTTGTGGGTGAGCCGCCCGAGGGCTGGTATACGGGCCGTTGCAGTTGCAACACCGTCGAGCTGACGGCGGAGACCGGGCAATTCGCCTATATCTCGGACACTTATGACGACGATCTGCCCTATTGGAAGCGGATTGCCGGGCGTGATCAACTGATCATCCCCTATACGCTGGAAGCCAATGATATGCGCTTCGCCACAGCGCCGGGCTATATCACCGGCGAGCAGTTCTTCCAGTATCTGAAGGACGCGTTCGACGTGCTTTATGCTGAAGGCGAAGCCGGTGCGCCCAAGATGATGAGCGTCGGGCTGCATTGCCGGCTGATCGGGCGGCCGGGGAAACTGGCCGGTCTGAAGCGCTTCATCGAATATATTCAAGGCTTCGACGGGGTCTGGACGCCGCGCCGCATCGACATTGCCCGGCATTGGGCCGAGCATCACCCGCCGCAGGATTTCGACCGGCCAAGCGAGATGGACCGGAAAACCTTCGTGTCGCACTATGGCGGTATTTTCGAGCATTCCGACTGGATCGCCGACCGCGCCTATTCGCTGGAACTGGGACCGGCGCATGACAGCGCCGCCGGGCTGCATAATGCGCTGTGCCGTGTGTTCCGTGTGGCGTCTGGCGATGAACGGCTTGGCGTGCTGACTGCGCACCCGGATCTGGCGGGCAAGCTGGCTCTGGCCAAGCGTCTGACGGCGGAATCGACCGCCGAGCAGGCAAGCGCGGGTCTGGACGCGCTTACTGATGCCGAACGTGAAGAGTTCACGCGGCTGAACGACGCCTATGTCGAAAAACATGGGTTCCCCTTCATCATCGCGGTCAGGGATCACGACAAAGCGGGCATTCTGTCCGCATTCCGCCGCCGTATCGACAATGATCGCGAAACCGAATTCGCCGAAGCCTGCCGTCAGGTTGAGCGTATCGCGGAATTGCGTCTGAATGAGGTCCTGCCATGA
- the leuD gene encoding 3-isopropylmalate dehydratase small subunit, which produces MDKFTTLTGVAAPMPLVNIDTDMIIPKQFLKTIHRSGLGKNLFDEMRYDRDGNEIEDFVLNKPAYRNAEIIVAGDNFGCGSSREHAPWALLDFGIRCVISTSFADIFYNNCFKNGILPIKLPQEAVDALMDDARNGANAKLTVNLEGQTVTSPDGTEYSFEIDPTRKHNLMNGLDDIGQTLEKGAAIDAFEAQSSQSRPWV; this is translated from the coding sequence ATGGATAAATTCACCACCCTCACCGGCGTTGCGGCACCTATGCCGCTGGTCAATATCGACACCGACATGATCATCCCGAAACAGTTCCTGAAAACGATCCACCGTTCGGGTCTCGGCAAGAACCTGTTCGATGAGATGCGCTATGACCGTGACGGCAATGAAATCGAGGATTTCGTGCTGAATAAACCCGCCTATCGGAATGCCGAGATCATTGTGGCGGGCGATAATTTCGGCTGTGGTTCCTCGCGGGAACATGCGCCGTGGGCATTGCTGGATTTCGGCATACGCTGCGTGATTTCGACCAGTTTCGCCGATATTTTCTATAATAACTGCTTCAAGAACGGCATCCTTCCGATCAAGCTGCCGCAGGAAGCCGTCGACGCGCTGATGGACGACGCCCGCAATGGCGCGAATGCGAAGCTGACCGTCAATCTCGAGGGGCAGACAGTGACCTCTCCGGACGGGACCGAATACAGCTTCGAGATCGACCCGACCCGCAAGCATAACCTGATGAACGGGCTGGACGATATCGGCCAGACGCTGGAAAAAGGCGCGGCGATCGACGCGTTCGAGGCTCAGTCCAGCCAGTCCCGCCCTTGGGTCTGA
- the uraH gene encoding hydroxyisourate hydrolase, producing the protein MAGYLTTHVLDTAEGRPAQGLKIELFRLEGDTRSLLKTLTTNDDGRTDEQILPEAEFATGTYELVFHAGDYLGKRDFLDVIPLRFTMSEASHYHVPLLLSPYSYSTYRGS; encoded by the coding sequence ATGGCTGGCTATCTGACGACACATGTACTTGATACCGCCGAGGGCCGCCCGGCTCAGGGGTTGAAGATCGAGCTTTTCCGGCTTGAGGGCGATACGCGCAGCCTGCTGAAAACGCTGACCACCAATGATGATGGCCGGACGGATGAGCAGATCCTGCCCGAAGCCGAGTTCGCGACCGGCACATATGAGCTGGTTTTCCACGCGGGCGACTATCTGGGGAAGCGTGATTTTCTGGATGTGATCCCGCTGCGCTTCACCATGTCCGAAGCCAGCCATTATCACGTACCGCTGCTGCTTTCGCCTTACAGCTATTCGACCTATCGCGGCAGCTAA
- a CDS encoding DUF4396 domain-containing protein encodes MSHQHHHPDHEAAEPADLNALARSATIHCLIGCGIGEVLGMVIGTAIGLSNIATIILAVILAFIFGYSLTMRPLLKSGMPLGQAAKLALAADTASITIMEIVDNLIMLIIPGAMDAHLSSPRFWISLAVALAIAGVAAFPVNRWLIKRGRGHALVHSHHNHG; translated from the coding sequence ATGTCACACCAGCACCACCATCCCGATCATGAGGCAGCGGAACCAGCCGATCTGAATGCGTTGGCGCGTTCGGCGACGATTCACTGCCTGATCGGCTGTGGGATTGGCGAAGTGCTGGGTATGGTGATCGGGACGGCGATTGGTCTGTCGAATATCGCGACGATTATTCTGGCGGTGATACTCGCCTTTATCTTCGGATATTCGCTGACCATGCGGCCGCTGCTGAAATCCGGCATGCCGTTGGGGCAGGCGGCTAAACTGGCGCTTGCCGCTGACACCGCCTCGATTACCATCATGGAAATCGTCGACAATCTGATCATGCTGATTATCCCCGGCGCAATGGACGCGCATCTGTCCTCGCCGCGCTTCTGGATCAGCCTTGCCGTGGCTCTGGCAATAGCCGGTGTCGCGGCTTTCCCGGTCAATCGCTGGCTCATCAAGCGGGGGCGTGGTCATGCCCTCGTACATTCGCATCACAATCATGGCTGA
- a CDS encoding siderophore ABC transporter substrate-binding protein, whose amino-acid sequence MCRFSTVLFALAALGGTAAAAQDVTIETARGEVVVPAAPETVVAYDLAAIDTLTALGVDLAGVPDRLYLSAFDSLDVTPVGTLFEPDLEALAGIGPDLIIVGGRSAAQLDSVAQVGAAIDMTIGVDLIADGKARIDAYGTVFEKQDEAAKLQSDLDERLAALKTAAEGKGTALIVLTNGTKMAAYGPGSRFGWLHESTGMAPAIPDLSTQENHGNVLTHEAIAEANPDWLFVLDRGAAVGEDGQSAEQTLNSPLIEQTEAWKNDQIVYLPAAELYIGGGGYQSLMTVIDAMTEALGA is encoded by the coding sequence ATGTGCCGATTTTCTACCGTCCTTTTCGCCCTGGCCGCGCTTGGCGGGACCGCTGCGGCGGCGCAGGACGTCACGATTGAAACCGCGCGGGGCGAAGTTGTGGTGCCTGCTGCGCCGGAAACAGTCGTGGCTTATGATCTTGCCGCGATCGACACGCTGACCGCACTCGGCGTCGATCTGGCTGGCGTGCCGGATCGTCTGTATCTTTCGGCATTCGACTCGCTTGATGTCACGCCGGTCGGCACGCTGTTCGAACCCGATCTGGAAGCGCTTGCGGGGATCGGACCCGATCTCATCATCGTTGGCGGCAGATCCGCGGCTCAGCTTGACAGCGTGGCGCAGGTGGGCGCCGCCATTGACATGACAATCGGCGTTGATCTGATTGCGGATGGCAAAGCGCGGATCGACGCATATGGGACCGTATTCGAAAAGCAGGACGAGGCCGCGAAGCTTCAGTCGGATCTGGATGAACGGCTTGCTGCCCTGAAGACCGCCGCTGAAGGCAAGGGAACGGCGCTGATCGTGCTGACCAACGGCACCAAGATGGCCGCATACGGGCCCGGTTCGCGCTTTGGCTGGCTACACGAAAGCACCGGGATGGCGCCGGCTATCCCCGATCTCTCGACACAGGAAAATCACGGCAATGTCCTGACGCATGAGGCGATTGCCGAGGCCAATCCCGACTGGCTGTTCGTGCTGGACCGTGGGGCTGCCGTTGGTGAAGATGGTCAGAGCGCAGAGCAGACGCTGAACTCGCCGCTGATCGAGCAGACCGAGGCGTGGAAGAACGATCAGATTGTCTATCTTCCGGCGGCTGAGCTTTATATCGGCGGCGGCGGATATCAGTCGCTGATGACGGTGATCGACGCGATGACCGAGGCGCTCGGCGCGTGA
- a CDS encoding endonuclease/exonuclease/phosphatase family protein, which translates to MGLTKTAIAAVLLAPLSLAHADTIRVASYDPGLTRKGPGLLLRDILGGTDKQALAAAQVIAGIDPDILLLTGIDWDHENAALRGFSQLLARAGVDYPHLLALQPNSGVDSGVDLDGDSRLAEPEDAQGWGRFTGEDGMALLSRIPLGEVVDYSPSLWRDFPGNLIGDTLSAEASEVLRLSDTAHWDVEILTAPPLHLLTFSATPPVFDGPEDRNGRRNHDEIAFWSAHLPDAPFILAGKANLDPEDGEGRHDAIRILLADPRLQDPEPTSEGAVAEADP; encoded by the coding sequence TTGGGTCTGACGAAAACGGCAATTGCTGCGGTGCTTCTGGCACCGCTGTCGCTGGCACATGCGGATACGATCCGGGTTGCCAGCTATGACCCCGGCCTGACGCGGAAAGGGCCGGGGCTTTTGCTGCGCGATATCCTCGGCGGGACGGATAAGCAGGCACTTGCCGCGGCACAGGTCATTGCCGGGATCGATCCCGATATTCTGCTGCTGACAGGGATCGACTGGGATCACGAAAACGCGGCTCTGCGGGGCTTTTCGCAGCTTCTTGCGCGGGCAGGGGTCGATTATCCGCATCTTCTGGCCCTGCAACCCAATAGCGGCGTTGACAGCGGCGTCGATCTGGATGGCGATAGCAGGCTGGCGGAACCCGAGGACGCGCAAGGCTGGGGCCGTTTCACCGGAGAGGATGGCATGGCGCTGCTGTCTCGCATTCCACTTGGTGAGGTGGTCGATTACAGCCCCTCTCTGTGGCGCGACTTTCCGGGTAATCTGATCGGCGATACCTTGTCTGCCGAGGCATCGGAGGTCCTGCGTCTGTCCGATACGGCGCATTGGGATGTTGAGATTCTGACCGCTCCGCCCCTGCATTTGCTGACGTTTTCGGCGACTCCTCCGGTATTTGACGGGCCAGAGGATCGTAACGGACGGCGCAATCACGATGAGATTGCGTTCTGGTCCGCGCATCTACCTGATGCGCCCTTTATTCTGGCCGGGAAAGCCAATCTCGATCCTGAGGATGGCGAGGGCCGTCACGATGCGATCCGCATATTGCTTGCCGATCCGCGCCTTCAGGACCCTGAACCGACAAGCGAGGGGGCTGTCGCCGAAGCCGACCCGTAG
- a CDS encoding iron chelate uptake ABC transporter family permease subunit: MAPARPGNIRLLGGLSLLLAAASLLWLFQGLGDGNRGFIMQLRAIKLAALITVAAGIGVSTVLFQTVAGNRVLTPSIMGFDSLYVLLQTAMVASFGASGFAAVSDVPKFVMEVAVMCGLAIVLFGTLLGQGTRDIGRTILTGIILGVMFRSGSQLLGRLIDPNEFAVVQAATVANFSRANSTLLPAGAAMCAAGIAVAMWLAPRLDVMALGRDVAVSLGLRFGRMILVTLGLVAVLVSVSTALVGPLSLFGPAAFFGLVVTGIAHGLAQTHRHEVLLPAAALIAANILVIGQTVFERVIGQQAAMPVVIEFAGGLFFLYLLLKGRIR, from the coding sequence ATGGCACCTGCAAGGCCGGGAAATATCCGCCTTCTGGGCGGGCTCAGCCTGCTTCTGGCGGCGGCCTCGCTGTTATGGCTGTTTCAGGGTCTGGGTGACGGTAATCGCGGCTTCATCATGCAATTGCGGGCGATCAAGCTTGCTGCGCTGATCACTGTGGCGGCGGGGATCGGCGTTTCGACGGTGCTGTTTCAGACCGTAGCGGGAAACCGGGTGCTGACGCCTTCGATCATGGGATTCGATTCGCTGTATGTCCTGTTACAGACGGCGATGGTCGCAAGCTTCGGTGCCTCGGGTTTTGCCGCTGTGTCGGATGTTCCGAAATTCGTCATGGAAGTGGCGGTGATGTGCGGGCTGGCGATAGTGCTGTTCGGCACATTGCTGGGGCAGGGGACGCGGGATATCGGGCGTACCATTCTGACCGGGATCATCCTTGGGGTGATGTTCCGCTCGGGGTCGCAATTGCTGGGGCGGCTGATCGATCCGAATGAATTCGCCGTCGTGCAGGCCGCCACCGTCGCCAATTTCTCACGCGCGAATTCGACGCTTCTGCCTGCCGGGGCGGCGATGTGCGCCGCAGGGATCGCCGTTGCGATGTGGCTGGCACCGAGGCTGGATGTCATGGCGCTTGGGCGCGATGTGGCGGTGTCCCTGGGGCTGCGCTTTGGCCGGATGATCCTTGTAACGCTCGGGCTTGTGGCGGTTCTGGTGTCGGTCTCGACCGCACTTGTCGGGCCTCTGTCGCTGTTCGGACCGGCGGCGTTTTTTGGGCTTGTCGTGACGGGCATCGCGCATGGGCTTGCGCAGACCCACCGGCATGAGGTGCTGCTGCCTGCCGCGGCGCTGATCGCGGCGAATATCCTTGTGATCGGCCAGACCGTGTTCGAGCGGGTGATCGGGCAGCAGGCTGCGATGCCTGTGGTGATCGAGTTCGCGGGCGGGCTGTTCTTCCTTTATCTGCTGCTTAAGGGGCGTATCCGATGA
- a CDS encoding efflux RND transporter periplasmic adaptor subunit, with protein sequence MQFIRASLLGSTLLLGLVPGLATAQEEGGAAAQQAPAPTVVTQRIEVKPVTAPETFTATVEAIERVNIQARIQGFIEEVLFEPGQVVQAGDPLFNIERAQYEAQVASAEASLAQAEAQQRLADQEQTRQQALVNRNASAEVNLEQAQANFQVAQANVQAAQSSVRLSEINLGYTDITSPITGKIGRALITQGNFVGPSAGTLAEIVQLDPIRVVFSLSEQLLLDMQQNGMVEAGQDSVNFNLELSNGSLYPHTGRLDFIDNQVDPATGTIPVRLIYDNPEAVLMPGQFATIVVSEKDPQELPIVPQPAVLQDRDGRYVFVVGDDNRVEQRRIATGASVDRGWAVTEGLEGGESVVVQGVQRLQGGMEVTVSELPTGDADQAGAEEAAPAETEADAEQ encoded by the coding sequence ATGCAATTTATACGCGCCTCCCTTCTTGGATCAACTCTTCTTCTTGGCCTTGTCCCGGGACTTGCCACCGCGCAGGAGGAAGGCGGGGCCGCCGCGCAGCAGGCTCCGGCGCCGACCGTGGTAACCCAGCGCATCGAGGTCAAGCCGGTGACCGCACCGGAAACCTTCACCGCCACGGTGGAAGCCATTGAGCGCGTCAATATTCAGGCGCGAATTCAGGGCTTTATCGAGGAAGTTCTGTTCGAGCCCGGTCAGGTCGTGCAGGCGGGCGATCCGCTGTTCAATATCGAACGTGCACAATACGAAGCGCAGGTTGCCTCGGCAGAGGCCAGCCTTGCGCAGGCCGAGGCGCAGCAGCGTCTGGCCGATCAGGAACAGACGCGTCAGCAGGCGCTGGTGAACAGGAACGCCTCGGCAGAGGTCAATCTTGAGCAGGCTCAGGCCAATTTTCAGGTTGCCCAGGCGAATGTTCAGGCCGCTCAAAGCAGCGTGCGCCTGTCGGAAATCAATCTCGGTTACACCGACATCACAAGCCCGATCACCGGCAAGATCGGCCGGGCGCTGATCACTCAGGGCAATTTCGTCGGCCCCTCGGCGGGGACGCTGGCGGAAATCGTCCAGCTTGATCCGATCCGCGTCGTGTTCTCACTGTCCGAGCAGCTTCTGCTGGACATGCAGCAAAACGGCATGGTCGAGGCTGGTCAGGACAGCGTGAACTTCAATCTCGAACTGTCGAACGGGTCGCTGTATCCGCATACCGGACGGCTGGATTTCATCGATAATCAGGTCGATCCCGCGACCGGCACGATCCCGGTCCGTCTGATCTATGACAACCCCGAAGCCGTACTGATGCCGGGCCAGTTCGCCACCATCGTCGTGTCGGAAAAGGACCCGCAGGAACTGCCGATCGTTCCGCAGCCTGCCGTGCTGCAGGACCGTGACGGTCGCTATGTCTTTGTCGTCGGCGATGACAACAGGGTCGAACAGCGCCGGATCGCAACCGGCGCAAGCGTTGACAGAGGCTGGGCCGTGACCGAGGGCCTTGAAGGTGGGGAATCGGTCGTCGTGCAGGGCGTGCAGCGACTGCAGGGCGGCATGGAGGTCACGGTCTCTGAGCTGCCGACC
- a CDS encoding ABC transporter permease: protein MSRPLGATIAVLVPLILASLMTGAASIHVLDALSDPWTMLVLMESRLPRTLAVLLTGAALSVAGLLLQALVRNRFVGPDTVGTAESAALGLLVITLMAPASPIWVKICVASLSAMAGTALFVALIRRLPPKEIMLVPITGIVLSGVVGSVVVYIAWQEDLMQYITTWLMVGEFSGVVAGRYEMLWFAGAAAGLAWFAADRFVILSLGEEVATGLGLGTKGVMRFGLAVVAVVSAMVVTTVGMIPFVGLVVPNIVSRVMGDNLRRSLPMVAAAGAALLLSCDLLGRLLRYPFEIPVGTVMGFIGSIIFLYLLYRRPARV, encoded by the coding sequence GTGAGCCGTCCGCTTGGCGCGACGATAGCGGTATTGGTGCCGCTGATCCTGGCCAGTCTGATGACCGGGGCGGCGAGCATCCATGTCCTCGACGCGCTGAGCGATCCCTGGACGATGCTGGTGCTGATGGAATCGCGCCTGCCCCGGACGCTTGCGGTTCTGCTGACCGGGGCGGCGCTGTCTGTGGCCGGGCTGCTGTTGCAGGCACTTGTGCGGAACCGTTTCGTCGGGCCGGACACTGTGGGCACGGCCGAAAGCGCGGCGCTCGGGCTGCTGGTGATCACCTTGATGGCGCCCGCCTCTCCGATCTGGGTCAAGATTTGCGTAGCCAGCCTGTCGGCGATGGCGGGCACCGCGCTGTTCGTCGCGCTGATCCGCCGCCTGCCGCCGAAAGAGATCATGCTGGTCCCAATCACCGGCATTGTGCTGTCGGGCGTTGTCGGTTCGGTCGTGGTGTATATCGCCTGGCAGGAAGATCTGATGCAGTACATCACCACATGGCTGATGGTTGGTGAGTTCTCGGGCGTTGTTGCCGGGCGCTATGAAATGCTGTGGTTCGCCGGAGCCGCCGCAGGGCTGGCATGGTTCGCGGCGGACCGTTTCGTCATTCTCTCGCTTGGCGAAGAGGTCGCCACGGGTCTGGGTCTGGGAACGAAAGGCGTGATGCGTTTCGGGCTGGCCGTGGTTGCGGTGGTGTCTGCGATGGTGGTGACGACGGTCGGGATGATCCCCTTTGTCGGGCTGGTCGTGCCGAATATCGTTTCGCGCGTGATGGGCGATAATCTGCGGCGCTCTTTGCCGATGGTGGCGGCGGCTGGCGCGGCGCTTCTTCTGTCATGCGATCTTCTGGGCAGGCTGCTGCGCTATCCGTTCGAGATCCCTGTCGGAACGGTGATGGGGTTTATCGGCTCGATCATCTTCCTGTATCTTCTGTACCGCAGGCCGGCCCGTGTCTGA
- a CDS encoding iron ABC transporter ATP-binding protein has translation MIRLSGVCHQIGQSQILQDISAEIPRGKLTALIGPNGAGKSMLLRLIGRLEPIQTGTISVDDLDVAQTPSARLATHMAVLGQQTAIASRLRLAELVGFGRWPHHQGRPRPQDRQAVDAALNAFDLSSLAERFLDEVSGGQAQRAYLAMTFAQDTDWLLLDEPLNNLDMSHARALMARLSQSVRDSGKSVVVVVHEVNYAAAWANHIVALKNGRISAIGAPSEVLTSAGLSALYDTEIEVTEFRGRTLVLHH, from the coding sequence ATGATCCGGCTTTCGGGCGTATGCCATCAGATCGGTCAGTCACAGATCCTGCAGGATATCTCGGCAGAGATTCCACGCGGCAAGCTGACCGCGCTTATAGGGCCGAACGGGGCAGGGAAATCGATGCTGCTGCGCCTGATCGGACGGCTGGAGCCTATCCAGACCGGCACGATCAGCGTCGATGATCTGGATGTCGCGCAGACGCCAAGCGCCCGGCTGGCGACGCATATGGCGGTTTTGGGTCAGCAGACCGCAATCGCCAGCCGCCTGCGTCTGGCGGAACTGGTCGGTTTCGGGCGTTGGCCGCATCATCAGGGACGCCCGCGCCCGCAGGACCGGCAGGCGGTCGATGCGGCGCTGAACGCATTCGATCTGTCATCTCTGGCTGAGCGTTTCCTTGACGAGGTCTCGGGCGGGCAGGCGCAGCGTGCCTATCTGGCGATGACCTTCGCGCAGGATACGGACTGGCTTCTGCTGGATGAGCCGCTGAATAATCTGGATATGTCCCATGCCCGCGCCCTGATGGCGCGGCTGTCGCAAAGTGTCCGTGACTCGGGCAAAAGCGTCGTGGTCGTTGTCCATGAGGTGAACTATGCCGCCGCATGGGCGAATCATATCGTCGCGCTGAAGAACGGGCGCATCTCGGCGATAGGCGCTCCGTCCGAGGTACTGACCTCTGCCGGGCTGAGTGCGCTTTACGACACCGAGATCGAAGTGACCGAGTTCAGGGGCAGGACGCTGGTCCTGCACCACTGA